In a genomic window of Penaeus vannamei isolate JL-2024 chromosome 38, ASM4276789v1, whole genome shotgun sequence:
- the LOC113818309 gene encoding serine proteinase stubble encodes MHPSFVRMFVSTLFVLSVAASRHHRHKNDQNKESDNSQRPDTENSDLLPPVIEPQIPVFFPDGRASRLDTITLQGFSIPVVTPIGPAPTLPGNASRDLWAEVKGFRSESSLPEGYPLMCGQYEIKAGEEITLQSPYFPSKYTSFSCIWVFRSTSGKGFMLNCPEFMLGRGDRFTTVTLNQKNTFKKYVWGKGPTDQLLAGPEVKVVFRANRWKNAKGFSCSLKDLGEATTTTTTSTTTTRTTQHETKPTTASPITSTTPAPTTTPAAAPTTTTTVTTRTTAAPTTTTTVTTRTTAAPTTTTTVTTRTTAAPTTTTTAPPTTSLPPLSSPECGLVNRASSRIVNGFIADVHEYPWQTYLEMRWSDGQNQLCGGSLITQEWVLTAAHCVLRKKNDELWMPSVKVTLGMHKRSAPLADGGQTVTAAEVKIYPENNFSHDLALIKLPEPAKYTEKVRPVCLPNRAMHGRNVTGVSMALIGWGKTQTGQLSDELRELGRLGIESSVCKKVFGSYITDHHFCTTGTDVKHICLGDSGGPVMTVERSRFFLTGVISFVATKNCDGEYPDGHTSVSHFLDWIQETTGHTIY; translated from the exons ATGCATCCCTCCTTCGTTCGCATGTTCGTTTCGACTTTGTTCGTGTTATCGGTAGCCGCTTCTCGCCATCATCGCCATAAAAACGATCAAAACAAGGAATCGGACAATTCGCAGCGTCCTGACACGG agaatTCAGACTTGCTGCCTCCTGTTATTGAACCGCAGATTCCTGTCTTCTTCCCAGACGG gaGAGCGAGCCGGCTGGACACGATCACCCTGCAGGGCTTCTCCATTCCGGTGGTGACCCCGATCGGCCCCGCCCCGACCTTGCCTGGCAACGCCTCCCGTGACCTTTGGGCCGAGGTCAAAGGCTTCCGGTCGGAGAGCAGCCTCCCTGAAG GATATCCTCTGATGTGTGGCCAGTACGAAATAAAGGCAGGAGAGGAAATCACACTCCAGTCACCTTACTTTCCTAGCAAATATACTTCGTTCAGTTGCATCTGGGTCTTCAGG TCCACATCAGGAAAAGGATTCATGCTGAACTGCCCGGAATTCATGCTTGGGAGAGGAGACAGGTTCACCACAGTCACACTCAACCAGAAGAATACCTTTAAAAA GTACGTGTGGGGGAAGGGCCCTACCGACCAGCTGTTGGCAGGACCCGAGGTTAAGGTGGTGTTCCGAGCCAACAGGTGGAAGAACGCCAAAGGATTCTCGTGCTCCCTCAAGGACCTCG GAGaagcaacaactactacaacaacgtCGACAACAACTACAAGAACAACTCAGCATGAGACAAAACCCACAACAGCAAGTCCAATAACGTCCACCACACCCGCCCCTACCACAACCCCCGCAGCCGCCCCTACCACAACAACCACAGTTACTACTCGCACCACGGCCGCCCCTACCACAACTACCACAGTCACTACTCGCACCACGGCCGCccctaccacaaccaccacagtTACTACTCGCACCACGGCCGCccctaccacaaccaccacagcgCCGCCAACGACCTCGctcccgcctctctcctctcccgagtGTGGCCTCGTCAACAGGGCTTCATCCCGCATCGTAAATGGTTTCATTGCAGACGTCCACGAGTACCCGTGGCAG ACATACCTGGAGATGCGTTGGTCAGATGGTCAGAATCAGCTGTGCGGAGGCAGTCTTATAACGCAGGAATGGGTCCTCACCGCAGCCCATTGTGTCCTCAG GAAGAAGAACGACGAACTCTGGATGCCCTCAGTCAAGGTCACCCTCGGCATGCACAAGAGGTCGGCGCCCCTGGCAGACGGCGGGCAGACAGTCACGGCCGCGGAGGTCAAGATTTACCCGGAAAATAATTTCTCTCACGATCTCGCTCTTATCAA GCTTCCTGAACCGGCGAAATACACAGAGAAAGTGCGTCCCGTGTGCCTCCCGAACAGGGCCATGCACGGGAGAAACGTCACAGGAGTTAGCATGGCTCTGATAGGCTGGGGCAAGACGCAGACAG GGCAATTATCAGATGAGCTTCGCGAACTCGGCAGGCTGGGCATCGAATCCTCTGTGTGTAAAAAGGTGTTTGGATCTTACATAACCGACCACCATTTCTGCACCACTGGGACAGACGTCAAACACATTTGCCTG GGTGACTCGGGGGGACCTGTGATGACCGTGGAGAGGTCAAGGTTCTTCCTCACGGGCGTCATCAGCTTCGTGGCCACCAAGAACTGCGACGGCGAGTACCCGGATGGACACACCTCCGTCTCTCACTTCCTAGATTGGATTCAGGAAACCACGGGCCACACCATCTACTAG